One window of the Oceanicoccus sp. KOV_DT_Chl genome contains the following:
- a CDS encoding acyl-CoA dehydrogenase, whose amino-acid sequence MAAPILDRRDLEFMLYELFDTEALTQRPRYADHNRETFQAAMDTAQTIAEKYLLPNRLKVDQHQPTFDGDRVQMIPEIKVALDAIASAGLISPGADYDDGGMQLPAIVSAVANGYLTAAGSTTIGYISLTNANANLIDAYGSDAQKRLWVEPMRCGRFAGTMAMTEAHAGSGLADLTTIAEKNESGEYFITGNKIFISGGDHDLNENIVHLVLARIKGAPKGVKGISLFIVPKFLVNADGSMGKRNDVNLAGLFHKMGGRGQTSTSLSFGEKGGAVGYLVGEEHKGLRYMFHMMNEARVMVGSGAALLALTGYQYSLDYAKERPQGRLASSKDPASKPVNIIEHADVRRMLLAQKAYAEGAFSLCLLGAQLADDEKTAATEQERQRAHLLLDFLTPMIKTWPSEYGPKANSLAIQVLGGHGYISEHPVEMLYRDNRLNPIHEGTTGIQSLDLLARKVPMNNMAGYLAVIEEMEKTCSQARSDVELSAYADELSTAIATLKQTTEALLGAMMTKNIDLALSNSVKYLELFGNIVIAWMWLRQGIVANQGLANKPHQADEKFYRGKLQALKYFFKFELPEIYAWANLLTGMDSTSFDMDPQWF is encoded by the coding sequence ATGGCTGCTCCAATCCTTGATCGCCGCGATCTGGAATTTATGCTCTATGAGCTATTTGATACTGAAGCCCTCACCCAGCGGCCCCGGTATGCCGACCATAATCGTGAAACTTTCCAAGCGGCAATGGATACCGCCCAGACTATCGCTGAAAAATATTTGTTACCTAATCGATTGAAGGTAGATCAACACCAGCCTACTTTTGACGGTGATAGGGTGCAGATGATTCCTGAGATTAAAGTCGCTTTGGATGCCATTGCCAGTGCCGGGTTGATCTCTCCCGGTGCTGATTACGATGACGGTGGGATGCAGTTGCCGGCTATCGTCAGTGCAGTTGCCAATGGCTATCTAACCGCTGCGGGCAGTACCACAATTGGTTACATCAGTCTGACCAACGCTAATGCGAATTTAATTGATGCCTATGGTAGTGATGCACAAAAGCGGCTATGGGTTGAACCTATGCGCTGTGGTCGCTTTGCTGGCACCATGGCTATGACTGAAGCCCATGCGGGTTCGGGTTTGGCGGATTTAACGACCATCGCGGAAAAAAATGAAAGTGGTGAATATTTCATTACTGGCAATAAAATCTTTATTTCCGGTGGCGATCACGATCTCAATGAAAATATTGTGCACTTGGTATTGGCACGGATTAAAGGTGCGCCCAAAGGGGTGAAAGGGATTTCGCTGTTTATTGTGCCCAAGTTTTTAGTCAATGCCGATGGTTCAATGGGTAAGCGCAATGATGTCAATCTTGCGGGGCTGTTTCACAAAATGGGTGGGCGCGGGCAAACCTCAACCTCGCTCAGTTTTGGTGAGAAGGGTGGCGCTGTAGGCTATTTGGTGGGCGAGGAGCATAAAGGTTTACGTTATATGTTCCATATGATGAATGAAGCGCGGGTGATGGTGGGTAGCGGCGCGGCCTTACTGGCATTAACCGGTTATCAATATTCTTTGGATTACGCCAAAGAACGCCCTCAGGGTCGCTTGGCTTCTTCCAAAGACCCCGCGTCAAAGCCCGTTAATATCATTGAACACGCTGATGTCAGGCGCATGTTACTTGCACAAAAAGCTTATGCAGAAGGTGCATTCTCATTGTGTTTATTAGGGGCTCAACTAGCCGATGATGAAAAAACGGCCGCTACCGAACAAGAGCGTCAGCGCGCGCATTTACTGCTGGATTTTTTAACACCGATGATTAAAACCTGGCCGTCTGAGTATGGACCTAAAGCGAATAGTCTGGCGATTCAGGTATTAGGTGGACACGGTTATATTAGCGAGCATCCGGTGGAAATGCTTTATCGGGATAATCGCCTTAACCCGATCCACGAAGGTACTACGGGTATACAGTCCTTGGATTTGCTCGCACGTAAAGTACCGATGAATAATATGGCAGGTTATTTAGCGGTCATTGAGGAAATGGAAAAAACTTGTAGTCAGGCGCGTAGTGATGTTGAGCTCAGCGCTTATGCCGATGAACTGTCAACCGCTATTGCAACACTAAAACAAACTACTGAGGCCTTGCTCGGTGCCATGATGACTAAAAATATCGATTTGGCATTATCAAACTCAGTTAAATACCTGGAGTTGTTTGGCAATATCGTCATTGCCTGGATGTGGTTGCGTCAAGGTATTGTGGCAAATCAGGGCTTGGCGAATAAACCGCACCAAGCAGATGAGAAATTCTATCGTGGCAAATTACAGGCATTAAAGTATTTCTTCAAATTTGAACTGCCTGAAATATATGCCTGGGCTAACTTACTAACCGGGATGGATAGCACCAGTTTTGATATGGATCCCCAGTGGTTCTAA
- a CDS encoding SDR family NAD(P)-dependent oxidoreductase: MTINFAGKVAIVTGAGNGLGRSHALELAARGAKVVVNDLGGARDGSGGGSAAALEVVALIEANGGEAIAHGANVASFDEVEDMVKQALAKWGRVDILINNAGILRDKSFSKMALDDFRLVMDVHLMGSVNCCKAVWEIMKAQTYGRIVMTTSSSGMYGNFGQTNYGAAKMAVLGLMNTLVLEGAKYNIRINALAPTAGTRMTEDLMPPEVLAMLTPEAVTAGALTLCHDDAPNRMILCAGAGGFATTRLFETEGVYLAPADQTPENVLVHWAQINDLADQRELTEGLKQSEKFLGKAFNHLQSE; encoded by the coding sequence ATGACAATTAATTTTGCAGGAAAGGTCGCTATCGTAACCGGTGCGGGCAATGGTTTGGGTCGCTCGCACGCATTAGAGCTTGCCGCTCGCGGTGCCAAAGTCGTGGTTAACGATTTGGGTGGAGCACGTGATGGCAGTGGTGGCGGTTCGGCTGCAGCGCTGGAAGTGGTTGCCTTAATCGAAGCGAACGGTGGTGAAGCCATCGCCCACGGAGCCAACGTCGCCAGCTTTGATGAAGTCGAGGATATGGTCAAACAAGCGTTAGCAAAGTGGGGGCGGGTTGATATTTTAATCAATAACGCCGGTATTTTGCGTGATAAATCTTTTTCAAAAATGGCGCTGGATGATTTTCGTTTAGTGATGGATGTGCATCTCATGGGGTCAGTGAACTGCTGTAAAGCAGTATGGGAAATCATGAAAGCCCAGACTTATGGTCGTATAGTGATGACCACTTCTTCGAGTGGTATGTACGGTAATTTTGGCCAGACGAATTATGGTGCTGCGAAAATGGCCGTGTTGGGTTTGATGAATACGTTGGTTTTGGAAGGAGCTAAATACAATATTCGAATTAATGCATTAGCCCCAACGGCAGGAACCCGTATGACTGAAGACTTAATGCCGCCAGAGGTATTGGCGATGTTAACCCCTGAAGCCGTCACTGCGGGTGCCTTAACCTTGTGTCACGATGATGCGCCTAACCGGATGATTTTATGCGCGGGCGCCGGTGGTTTTGCCACTACCCGTTTATTTGAAACCGAAGGCGTGTATTTAGCTCCCGCAGATCAAACACCCGAAAATGTGTTAGTACACTGGGCGCAGATTAATGACTTGGCTGATCAACGTGAGTTGACAGAGGGATTGAAACAGTCGGAGAAGTTTTTAGGTAAGGCGTTCAATCATCTGCAATCAGAATAA
- a CDS encoding CoA transferase subunit A gives MAGFDKVVTSYEEAMAGLEDGMTVIAGGFGLCGIPENLIKEIQRKGTTGLTIASNNCGVDGEGLGLLLINKQIKKIIASYVGENALFESQMMSGELEVELTPQGTLAEKMRAGGAGIPAFYTATGYGTLVGEGKDVREFNGRHYILEESLQGDFSIAKAWKADRHGNLVFRRTARNFNPMAITAGKIAVVEVEEIVEVGAIDPDQVHLPGIYVDRLIQGTFKKTIEQRTVRSA, from the coding sequence ATGGCAGGCTTTGATAAAGTGGTGACAAGTTACGAGGAGGCAATGGCAGGGCTTGAGGATGGCATGACGGTGATTGCCGGTGGTTTTGGCCTGTGCGGTATTCCTGAAAACCTGATTAAGGAAATTCAGCGCAAAGGAACAACCGGTCTCACCATCGCTTCCAACAACTGTGGTGTTGATGGCGAGGGTTTGGGCTTGCTGCTGATTAATAAACAAATCAAAAAAATAATCGCTTCCTACGTTGGGGAAAATGCCTTGTTTGAATCGCAAATGATGAGCGGAGAGCTGGAGGTTGAGCTGACGCCGCAGGGAACACTGGCTGAGAAAATGCGCGCAGGTGGTGCGGGTATTCCGGCATTTTATACGGCTACTGGTTATGGCACTTTGGTTGGTGAGGGCAAAGACGTTCGCGAGTTTAATGGTCGACATTACATTCTGGAAGAATCCCTGCAGGGGGATTTCTCGATTGCCAAAGCGTGGAAAGCGGATCGTCATGGTAATTTGGTGTTTAGAAGAACCGCCAGAAATTTTAATCCCATGGCGATTACCGCCGGTAAGATTGCCGTTGTTGAAGTAGAAGAAATTGTCGAGGTCGGAGCAATAGATCCCGATCAGGTGCATCTACCGGGTATTTATGTTGATCGGTTGATACAGGGTACATTCAAGAAAACCATAGAGCAAAGAACGGTACGTTCGGCTTAA
- a CDS encoding AraC family transcriptional regulator yields MIALVTLFQFTLFVLCSLLASFVIAQKKSAAMAGLFFTIGLHAGFIGLENYYGVKCFDHASALMLLYGPFLYLSVIGILSKKLSMSRSDFWHLLPYGFAMLLWSVGLFSDNTVITLAVFSQGIYIGLSFLQIRRFRLVVSHTKSIVLPDAYQWLNTAVQIFAVTYIFMFVRMGLGFYLAKEITDQLDFAFFIIASSWFSLLIFKGLGSAEFIPTIEAEDEDLSQHLSSNMVHLPNHQHQQVLQKINAFMAEKKPYVDPQITLKEFAEQLRLPARQLSEAINDQYKISFSEFINRARVQETQRLMTAAGWSEHSLLDIALAAGFNSKSSFNLMFKRITGSTPSAYRNSLQMPELVRQSSR; encoded by the coding sequence TTGATTGCACTGGTGACCTTATTTCAATTTACGTTATTTGTGCTCTGTAGCCTGTTGGCAAGTTTTGTCATCGCACAAAAAAAGTCAGCCGCTATGGCAGGCTTATTTTTTACTATTGGCCTGCACGCCGGTTTTATTGGTTTGGAAAATTATTACGGGGTTAAATGCTTTGATCATGCCTCAGCATTGATGTTGCTATATGGCCCTTTTTTATATTTGTCAGTGATAGGGATTTTGAGTAAAAAGCTATCAATGTCGCGTAGCGACTTTTGGCACCTGTTGCCCTATGGATTTGCAATGTTGTTATGGTCTGTGGGGTTGTTTAGCGATAATACTGTTATCACTCTCGCGGTTTTTAGTCAGGGTATTTATATTGGTCTGAGTTTTTTGCAAATTAGACGATTTAGATTAGTAGTATCCCACACAAAATCCATTGTGTTGCCTGATGCCTACCAATGGTTAAATACTGCAGTGCAGATTTTTGCGGTAACGTATATCTTTATGTTTGTGCGTATGGGCTTAGGTTTTTATCTGGCTAAAGAGATAACCGATCAACTCGATTTCGCTTTTTTTATTATCGCCTCCAGCTGGTTTTCGTTGCTAATCTTTAAAGGTCTGGGGTCAGCAGAGTTTATCCCGACTATAGAAGCGGAGGATGAAGACTTGAGTCAGCATCTGTCTAGCAATATGGTGCATTTACCTAATCATCAGCATCAACAAGTATTGCAAAAGATAAATGCTTTTATGGCAGAAAAAAAACCTTATGTTGATCCACAAATTACGCTTAAGGAATTTGCCGAGCAGCTACGGCTCCCGGCCCGACAGTTGTCGGAAGCTATTAATGATCAATATAAAATCAGTTTTTCCGAATTTATCAATCGTGCTCGGGTACAGGAAACCCAGCGTTTAATGACAGCAGCAGGGTGGTCAGAACATTCGCTATTGGATATTGCGCTGGCAGCGGGGTTTAATTCCAAGTCATCGTTTAATTTAATGTTCAAGCGGATAACCGGGAGTACGCCTTCGGCTTATCGAAATTCCCTGCAAATGCCGGAGTTAGTGAGGCAATCAAGCCGGTGA
- a CDS encoding CoA transferase subunit B: MALTREQLAQRLAQEFKDGYYVNLGIGIPTLAANYVPDNVSVMLQSENGILGMGPFPLEGEVDADVINAGKQTVTLLDGASIFSSAESFAMIRGGHVDLTVLGAFEVDCHGNIASYMIPGKLIKGMGGAMDLVAGAENILVAMTHSSKNGESKLLKQCTLPLTGKACIKRVLTDLALLDIEDGKFILRERAPGVSVEEIQRLTAGELVIPEDVTEMVFNV; the protein is encoded by the coding sequence ATGGCTTTAACCCGGGAACAGCTGGCACAACGACTGGCACAGGAATTCAAAGACGGTTATTACGTCAATTTAGGGATTGGCATTCCTACGCTGGCGGCTAATTATGTGCCGGATAATGTCTCTGTGATGCTGCAGTCAGAGAACGGTATTTTAGGTATGGGCCCATTTCCATTGGAAGGTGAGGTCGACGCTGATGTAATTAATGCGGGTAAGCAAACAGTAACGTTGTTGGATGGGGCATCAATTTTTTCATCGGCTGAATCATTTGCGATGATTCGCGGTGGCCATGTTGACCTAACGGTACTGGGCGCTTTTGAAGTTGACTGTCACGGTAATATCGCCTCTTATATGATTCCAGGCAAACTTATCAAAGGCATGGGCGGGGCGATGGATTTAGTGGCCGGAGCAGAAAATATTCTGGTGGCTATGACGCATTCATCGAAAAACGGTGAGTCCAAATTATTAAAGCAATGTACCTTACCGCTGACCGGGAAGGCGTGTATTAAAAGAGTGTTAACGGATTTAGCATTGCTTGATATTGAAGATGGGAAATTTATTTTACGTGAGCGTGCGCCCGGCGTGAGTGTTGAAGAAATCCAGCGGCTGACGGCAGGGGAATTGGTGATACCTGAAGATGTTACGGAAATGGTTTTTAACGTATAG
- a CDS encoding MaoC family dehydratase: MAQIIKRDEVSNYVGFSSEPSEWFTVTQDQINQFADCTLDQQFIHVDPVAAKEGPFGDTIAHGFLTLSMLTHFAKGFSMVIEGAHTLVNYGFDKVRFLTPVKVNSRVRGRATFAAIEEKNPGQFLLRLQVTVEIEGEDKPALIAEWITMQML, from the coding sequence ATGGCACAAATTATTAAGCGTGATGAGGTGTCTAATTATGTGGGCTTTAGCAGTGAACCCTCAGAGTGGTTTACCGTTACTCAGGATCAAATTAATCAGTTTGCGGATTGCACGCTCGATCAACAATTTATTCATGTCGATCCTGTGGCAGCAAAAGAAGGACCATTTGGTGATACCATCGCCCATGGTTTTTTGACCCTGTCGATGTTGACGCATTTTGCAAAAGGGTTTTCGATGGTTATCGAGGGTGCCCATACGTTGGTCAATTACGGTTTTGATAAAGTACGTTTTTTAACACCAGTGAAAGTGAATAGTCGAGTTCGTGGCAGAGCGACGTTTGCAGCTATCGAAGAAAAAAATCCCGGTCAATTTTTATTACGTTTACAAGTAACCGTTGAGATTGAAGGGGAAGATAAGCCAGCATTGATTGCCGAGTGGATTACAATGCAGATGCTTTAA
- a CDS encoding VPLPA-CTERM sorting domain-containing protein: protein MMKLILSLFGLILPFYAKAAPLSIIDICNPSLGCYIQSVLGATANATFYTANDQYGLSVYTEYNLGASSNHYDPGTEYGYPPVRTSLSGSVFLRSQFQYLASDSSFRVSLIDSGPSWQGTPFRTTNFDLSFEALLAGYGYEYNSGGAGEIDPEEGVYYGNMQSDKWLHSCIECGWDIDIQLIDMLYSFNGSYFQFNVNPFDDRELLYKDQTTYYYNDITTYSLSDVPVPAAAWLFGSALVGLAGIKRKK from the coding sequence ATGATGAAGTTAATTTTGAGCCTTTTTGGTCTAATCCTTCCTTTTTACGCTAAAGCTGCGCCACTTAGCATCATTGATATTTGCAACCCTTCATTAGGCTGTTATATCCAAAGCGTATTGGGGGCGACTGCCAATGCAACTTTTTATACCGCTAATGATCAGTATGGTTTGAGCGTTTATACTGAATACAATCTTGGTGCCAGCTCTAATCATTATGATCCGGGCACTGAATATGGCTATCCGCCTGTTAGAACATCTTTATCTGGCAGCGTTTTTTTAAGATCGCAATTTCAATACCTTGCTTCCGATTCTTCGTTTAGAGTGAGCTTGATTGATTCGGGGCCTAGCTGGCAAGGAACGCCTTTTAGAACCACAAATTTTGATTTAAGCTTTGAAGCATTACTTGCTGGCTATGGGTACGAATATAATAGTGGTGGTGCTGGAGAAATAGACCCTGAAGAAGGAGTTTATTATGGCAATATGCAATCAGATAAATGGTTACATTCTTGTATAGAGTGCGGCTGGGATATTGATATACAGCTAATAGATATGCTGTATAGCTTTAATGGCAGTTATTTCCAGTTCAACGTTAATCCTTTTGATGATCGTGAGCTGTTATATAAGGATCAGACCACATATTACTACAACGACATAACGACCTATAGCTTGTCTGACGTACCTGTTCCTGCGGCGGCATGGTTGTTTGGTTCAGCATTGGTTGGACTGGCTGGAATAAAACGTAAGAAATAA
- a CDS encoding LysR family transcriptional regulator, translating to MNITIKQIQSFVAVATAHSFAEACAELHLSQPALSISIKKLEEAIGGQLITRTTRSVVLSPEGEQFYPVAKRLLADWENSLQDVSNLFSLRRGKLDIAVMPTFASSLLPALLNRYHQQFPDINITVHDVISENVVNMVRSGHAEIGITFDPGEQQDLNFTPLFLDRFVAVLPQEHPLLALKTLKWSNLTGLPFIALQRPSSIRLLIDEILENYNISLAPVFEAHQLATIGRMVAQGLGVSVVPSLSEDQMHELGAQCRPVKGPIINRNVGVITRSRQPLSSAAKSMLDAIVT from the coding sequence ATGAATATCACCATCAAGCAAATCCAGTCCTTTGTAGCTGTGGCTACAGCCCATAGCTTTGCCGAAGCCTGCGCTGAGCTGCACCTGTCCCAGCCCGCGCTAAGCATTAGTATTAAAAAACTGGAGGAGGCCATCGGCGGTCAACTGATTACCAGAACCACACGATCAGTTGTGCTCAGCCCGGAGGGAGAACAGTTTTATCCTGTCGCTAAACGCCTGCTTGCTGATTGGGAGAACTCCCTGCAAGATGTCAGCAACTTATTCTCGCTTCGACGCGGCAAGCTGGATATTGCTGTCATGCCCACTTTTGCTAGCAGCCTACTCCCCGCTTTACTCAACCGCTATCATCAGCAATTTCCCGATATCAATATTACCGTGCATGATGTAATTTCAGAAAATGTTGTCAATATGGTACGCAGTGGTCACGCGGAAATAGGGATAACCTTTGACCCTGGGGAGCAGCAGGATTTAAATTTCACGCCACTATTTCTCGATAGATTTGTGGCGGTATTACCGCAAGAACACCCGTTACTTGCACTGAAAACACTAAAATGGAGCAACCTGACTGGCCTGCCTTTTATCGCCTTACAAAGACCATCCAGCATTCGGCTGCTTATCGACGAAATACTTGAAAATTATAATATTAGCTTGGCACCGGTATTCGAAGCGCATCAATTAGCGACCATCGGCCGGATGGTTGCACAAGGCCTTGGTGTGAGCGTAGTCCCCTCTCTCAGCGAAGACCAAATGCATGAACTTGGCGCACAATGCAGGCCGGTAAAAGGCCCCATCATTAATCGCAATGTTGGTGTTATCACCCGTAGTCGCCAGCCACTATCTTCCGCAGCTAAATCGATGCTGGACGCTATCGTTACTTGA
- a CDS encoding alpha/beta hydrolase — translation MIIKKLSLGVAVGTALMAAAINANADSCLYVQSSPGGSFNVCEETVNQTYCDGVDGDWSANACDISNIVGSCVTPSSSIHYLEGSASSLSFGCGFQNGEWQDPAPTPDPDPTPDPDPTPDPDPTPDPDPTPDPDPTPDPDPIPDPDPVPGIAGPDSTALRALDSDSLCTVTDHGNYYSFVRTNADRRDNRGVVLYAGGGVAAEAYAKVARNLCITQQDAFIIKGDGVEIIQTNPMAAIEPILANPGMEKWAVGGHSLGGVIGSLFISSNPGLVQGLILLGSEPALPMQATGIKAITIYATNDLIETPEEVITSLALLPADTEVVEIEGGNHAQFGNYGEQAGDGEAEISSSKQKSLFKYELRDFMDSL, via the coding sequence ATGATTATTAAAAAACTCTCTCTCGGTGTCGCCGTCGGTACCGCACTTATGGCTGCCGCCATAAATGCCAACGCTGATAGCTGCCTGTATGTACAATCATCTCCTGGCGGTAGTTTTAACGTCTGTGAGGAAACCGTTAATCAAACATACTGCGATGGTGTTGATGGCGATTGGAGCGCTAATGCCTGTGATATCTCCAATATTGTCGGTAGCTGCGTAACGCCAAGCAGCTCCATTCACTACCTGGAAGGCAGTGCCAGTAGCCTGTCTTTCGGCTGTGGTTTCCAAAATGGTGAATGGCAAGACCCTGCGCCAACGCCTGATCCCGATCCTACTCCCGACCCTGATCCAACGCCTGATCCTGATCCAACCCCGGATCCAGACCCGACTCCTGACCCAGATCCTACGCCCGATCCAGACCCCATCCCTGATCCAGATCCTGTACCCGGTATCGCAGGCCCGGATAGCACCGCATTACGCGCACTGGACAGCGATTCACTGTGTACGGTTACCGATCATGGTAATTACTACAGTTTTGTTCGCACCAATGCCGATCGTCGTGATAATCGTGGCGTGGTTCTGTACGCTGGTGGTGGTGTCGCCGCTGAAGCGTATGCAAAAGTTGCCCGCAACTTATGTATCACTCAACAAGATGCGTTCATTATCAAAGGTGATGGTGTGGAGATTATCCAAACCAATCCAATGGCGGCGATTGAACCGATTCTGGCCAATCCCGGCATGGAAAAATGGGCAGTCGGTGGTCACTCTTTAGGTGGCGTTATTGGTAGTTTGTTTATCTCCAGCAACCCAGGACTGGTGCAGGGCTTGATCTTATTAGGCTCAGAACCCGCACTGCCAATGCAAGCTACCGGTATTAAAGCAATTACCATTTACGCAACTAACGACCTGATAGAAACACCAGAGGAAGTTATTACGTCATTGGCGTTATTACCAGCGGATACTGAAGTGGTTGAAATTGAAGGCGGTAACCACGCCCAATTCGGCAACTACGGTGAGCAAGCAGGTGATGGCGAAGCTGAGATTTCCTCCAGCAAGCAAAAGAGTCTGTTCAAATACGAACTACGTGATTTTATGGACTCACTGTAA